A stretch of Labrus bergylta chromosome 19, fLabBer1.1, whole genome shotgun sequence DNA encodes these proteins:
- the hepacam2 gene encoding HEPACAM family member 2 — translation MEATGGTALYICSVLFFFFTEASSEFIHIPTLVHHGIEGKSLLLSVETHFSLDEVEIQGTWSHTRPSGTRATLVTFTKESTITDMMYRNHLIFREPNVSLHIRKLNPEDEGDYTLDLNIEFHNKTGLVIKEKRTVHVTVDVPVASPVIEKKPMNAVVEDKANVTLSCSVERGSRVVFEWLRDNVPLGYTDRYHFSEDNSTLFISPVRKEDKGIYRCVARNPVSPGRHSRAVEVNVYYGPYNLEVNSGQGLRTGEVFTINPGELVFFECQADSNPPNSYVWISKSRNATKVITEGPRLEVLSYRLAQTEKYLCRAFNNVTQKQDEAQFTLVVASLGPGKEKQSQGGSSVSPLAAITVCSLFVIGCMLLFFLRRTCHPKRVLMSIYNRPLSEQKRPHRSGHEDATEDFGIYEFVSIPGKMESAQASCRSLARLESVQDMHTTIYDVIRNVPETPSHSLLK, via the exons ATGGAGGCCACAGGAGGGACAGCGCTGTATATCTGCtctgttctcttcttctttttcacag AAGCGAGCTCTGAGTTCATCCACATCCCTACATTAGTCCATCATGGTATTGAAGGGAAGTCCCTGCTCCTGTCTGTTGAGACTCACTTCTCATTGGATGAAGTAGAAATCCAGGGAACTTGGTCCCACACCAGGCCAAGTGGCACCAGAGCCACATTGGTGACATTCACCAAAGAGTCCACAATCACTGACATGATGTACCGAAACCACCTCATCTTTAGAGAACCAAATGTTTCTTTGCATATCCGGAAATTAAACCCGGAAGATGAGGGAGATTACACACTGGACCTCAACATCGAGTTCCACAACAAGACCGGATTGGTTATCAAGGAGAAGAGAACTGTGCATGTAACAGTTGACG TCCCTGTGGCATCTCCAGTCATTGAGAAGAAACCAATGAATGCAGTAGTTGAGGACAAGGCAAACGTAACCTTGTCTTGTTCTGTTGAAAGAGGATCAAGAGTTGTGTTTGAGTGGCTCAGGGACAACGTCCCACTTGGTTACACTGACAGATACCACTTCTCTGAAGACAACTCCACACTTTTCATCAGTCCTGTgagaaaagaagacaagggaATTTACCGCTGTGTGGCCAGAAACCCTGTCAGCCCGGGTCGCCACAGCAGGGCTGTTGAAGTCAATGTCTATT ATGGCCCCTACAACCTGGAGGTGAACTCAGGCCAGGGCCTGCGGACAGGGGAAGTGTTCACTATCAACCCCGGTGAGCTGGTCTTCTTTGAATGCCAGGCCGATTCCAACCCACCAAACAGCTACGTCTGGATCTCCAAGAGCCGCAACGCCACTAAAGTCATCACAGAGGGCCCGCGGCTCGAGGTGCTCTCCTACAGACTGGCCCAGACTGAGAAGTACCTGTGCCGAGCCTTCAACAACGTGACGCAGAAGCAGGATGAGGCCCAGTTTACTCTGGTGGTGGCCAGCTTAGGACCAG GAAAGGAGAAGCAAAGCCAGGGTGGCAGCTCTGTCTCCCCTTTGGCAGCCATTACTGTTTGCTCTTTGTTCGTCATTGGCTGTATGCTGCTGTTCTTCCTCAGGAGAACCTGCCATCCTAAAAGAG TGCTTATGAGTATTTATAACAG gccgCTTTCGGAGCAGAAAAGACCACATCGTTCAG GTCACGAGGATGCTACAGAAGACTTTGGCATCTATGAGTTTGTGTCCATACCTGGAAAAATGGAATCTGCACAG GCATCATGTAGATCTCTGGCTCGCCTCGAGTCAGTTCAGGATATGCACACCACCATCTACGATGTGATCAGAAATGTTCCTGAAACCCCGAGTCACAGTTTGCTGAAGTAA